In Astyanax mexicanus isolate ESR-SI-001 chromosome 17, AstMex3_surface, whole genome shotgun sequence, a single window of DNA contains:
- the LOC103040948 gene encoding G protein-activated inward rectifier potassium channel 3-like has protein sequence MVCSTCSNMALQECNGVKVRPMKLDHRRNSIPPAQFLTAKHLLAYIPRPAPESTRYSPYPKTGVKSAVASAVLNSQKASIPQSKSFELQALVPVPVRQLTYSLQNHYQQTPGGQEQSVCMYTHPTGQEEAPQEPSKPHRTRRSMGLKRLSSKWRSTSTSSDHCHSSVQVPVEMTRETFRKQWCKLLGEEQQVCLTTGKQRQRYITKDGKCQVNLGPIEDKCKFLSDIFTTLVDLRYRWFLFVFTMCYIGTWVVFAEIYFVDAWLRDDVNHVNDPNWPSCFENVDSFLSALLLSVESQRTIGYGSRMVTANCIEGAVLLMAQSIIGSIIDALMVGCMFVKISRPQKRAQTLIFSKRCVISERDENLCLLFRIGDLRESHMVDAKIRAKLIKSRQTKEGEFIPLEQSEINLGYDTGGDRLLLVEPQTITHVINESSPFWEIGAESLKRDKFEIIVILEGIVEASGMTCQARTSYTEDEILWGHRFESCISLEKGAFRVDYSAFHKTFEVQTSRESAKEMAERKDRESI, from the exons ATGGTATGCAGCACATGCAGCAACATGGCTTTACAAGAGTGTAATGGAGTGAAAGTCCGGCCCATGAAACTGGACCATCGCAGGAACTCCATCCCTCCAGCACAGTTCCTCACAGCCAAGCACCTGCTCGCATACATTCCCCGGCCAGCTCCGGAATCAACCCGTTACAGCCCGTACCCAAAG acTGGAGTTAAATCTGCTGTGGCCTCAGCAGTGCTGAACTCTCAAAAGGCCTCCATCCCCCAGAGTAAGAGCTTTGAGTTGCAGGCCTTGGTGCCGGTCCCGGTGCGCCAGCTGACCTATTCACTGCAGAATCACTATCAGCAGACTCCCGGTGGCCAAGAACAGAGCGTCTGCATGTACACCCATCCCACGGGCCAGGAAGAAGCTCCACAGGAGCCCTCAAAGCCACATCGTACTCGTCGCAGCATGGGTCTCAAGCGCTTGAGCTCTAAGTGGCGCTCCACCTCCACCAGTAGTGACCACTGTCACAGTAGCGTTCAGGTTCCTGTGGAAATGACGAGGGAGACGTTCCGGAAGCAGTGGTGCAAACTGTTGGGTGAAGAGCAGCAAGTGTGTCTGACTACAGGCAAGCAAAGGCAGCGCTACATTACAAAAGACGGCAAATGCCAGGTCAATCTCGGGCCCATTGAAGACAAATGCAAATTTTTGTCTGATATCTTCACCACTCTGGTGGACCTGCGGTACCGCTGGTTCCTGTTCGTCTTCACCATGTGCTACATTGGCACCTGGGTAGTCTTCGCTGAAATATATTTTGTGGATGCCTGGCTGAGGGATGACGTGAATCACGTGAACGATCCAAACTGGCCAAGTTGCTTCGAGAACGTCGACAGCTTCCTGTCAGCCCTGCTCCTGTCGGTGGAGAGCCAGAGGACCATTGGCTACGGTTCCCGGATGGTGACTGCCAACTGCATAGAAGGCGCGGTGCTCCTCATGGCCCAGTCCATAATCGGCTCCATCATAGATGCGCTCATGGTCGGCTGCATGTTCGTCAAGATCTCCAGGCCGCAGAAGAGAGCCCAGACTCTGATCTTCAGCAAGCGCTGTGTGATATCCGAACGAGACGAGAACCTCTGCCTGCTCTTCCGCATAGGAGACCTCAGGGAGAGTCACATGGTTGATGCCAAGATCAGAGCGAAACTCATCAAATCCAGACAAACAAAAGAGGGGGAGTTCATCCCTCTGGAGCAGTCTGAGATCAACCTGGGCTACGACACTGGAGGCGACCGGCTTCTTCTCGTCGAGCCTCAAACGATCACTCATGTAATTAACGAAAGCAGTCCCTTCTGGGAGATAGGAGCCGAGTCTTTGAAGAGGGACAAGTTTGAGATCATCGTCATCCTTGAAGGCATTGTTGAAGCATCAG GTATGACTTGCCAGGCTAGAACGTCTTACACAGAAGATGAGATTCTTTGGGGTCATCGCTTTGAGTCATGTATCTCTTTGGAGAAAGGGGCTTTTCGTGTGGACTACAGCGCATTTCACAAGACATTTGAAGTGCAGACTTCCCGTGAAAGTGctaaagaaatggctgaaagaaagGACAGAGAAAGCATTTAG